One genomic segment of Burkholderia pyrrocinia includes these proteins:
- the glpK gene encoding glycerol kinase GlpK — translation MQDQYILALDQGTTSSRAMLFDRQGNIVSIAQKEFEQIYPQPGWVEHDPQEIWSTQAGVAAEAVTRTGLNGTSIAAIGITNQRETTIVWDRETGQPVYNAIVWQDRRTADFCDSLKQQGLEAKVRAKTGLPIDSYFSATKIRWILDNVPGARDKARQGKLAFGTVDSWLVWNFTKHELHVTDVTNASRTMLFNIHTREWDNELLELLDIPRSMLPEVKASSEIYGYTKTTVFASKIPLAGIAGDQQAALFGQMCTTSGMVKNTYGTGCFLMMNTGDKPIESKNNLVTTIAWQIGDDVQYALEGSIFIAGAVVQWLRDGVGVIKTAAEIEALAASVPHTDGVYLVPAFAGLGAPHWNARARGSVFGVTRGTTSAHLARAALDAIAYQSLDVLAAMEADSGISIGELRVDGGASANNLLMQFQADLLGVDAVRPQITETTALGAAYLAGLAIGYWKNLDEVRSQWQLDRRFSPSMPKEQVERCMAGWQRAVRAAKAWADDTQ, via the coding sequence ATGCAGGACCAGTACATCCTCGCGCTTGACCAGGGCACCACGAGTTCCCGCGCGATGCTGTTCGATCGCCAGGGCAATATCGTGTCGATTGCCCAGAAGGAATTCGAACAGATCTACCCGCAACCCGGCTGGGTCGAGCACGACCCGCAGGAAATCTGGTCGACGCAAGCCGGCGTCGCCGCAGAAGCCGTCACGCGCACGGGCCTGAACGGCACGTCGATCGCCGCGATCGGCATCACCAACCAGCGCGAGACGACGATCGTCTGGGATCGCGAGACGGGCCAGCCCGTCTACAACGCGATCGTCTGGCAGGATCGCCGCACCGCCGACTTCTGCGATTCGCTGAAGCAGCAGGGCCTCGAAGCGAAGGTGCGCGCGAAGACCGGCCTGCCGATCGACTCGTACTTCTCCGCGACGAAGATCCGCTGGATCCTCGACAACGTGCCGGGCGCGCGCGACAAGGCGCGCCAGGGCAAGCTCGCATTCGGCACCGTCGACAGCTGGCTGGTGTGGAACTTCACCAAGCACGAACTGCACGTGACCGACGTCACGAATGCGTCGCGCACGATGCTGTTCAACATCCACACGCGCGAGTGGGACAACGAGCTGCTCGAACTGCTCGACATCCCGCGCAGCATGCTGCCGGAAGTGAAGGCGTCGTCGGAAATCTACGGCTACACGAAGACGACCGTGTTCGCATCGAAGATCCCGCTCGCAGGCATCGCGGGCGACCAGCAGGCCGCCCTGTTCGGCCAGATGTGCACGACGTCGGGCATGGTGAAGAACACCTACGGCACCGGCTGCTTCCTGATGATGAACACCGGCGACAAGCCGATCGAGTCGAAGAACAACCTCGTCACGACGATCGCGTGGCAGATCGGCGACGACGTGCAGTACGCGCTCGAAGGCAGCATCTTCATCGCGGGCGCAGTCGTGCAATGGCTGCGCGACGGCGTCGGCGTCATCAAGACGGCCGCGGAAATCGAAGCGCTCGCCGCGAGCGTGCCGCACACCGACGGCGTCTATCTCGTACCCGCGTTCGCCGGCCTCGGCGCACCGCACTGGAACGCGCGGGCGCGCGGTTCGGTGTTCGGCGTCACGCGCGGCACGACGTCCGCACACCTCGCGCGTGCGGCGCTCGACGCGATCGCGTACCAGTCGCTCGACGTGCTGGCCGCGATGGAAGCCGATTCGGGTATCAGCATCGGCGAGCTGCGCGTCGACGGCGGCGCGAGCGCGAACAACCTGCTGATGCAGTTCCAGGCCGACCTGCTCGGCGTCGACGCGGTGCGTCCGCAGATCACCGAGACGACCGCGCTCGGCGCGGCCTACCTCGCGGGCCTCGCGATCGGCTACTGGAAGAACCTCGACGAAGTGCGCAGCCAGTGGCAGCTCGATCGCCGCTTCTCGCCGTCGATGCCGAAGGAGCAGGTCGAACGCTGCATGGCCGGCTGGCAGCGTGCGGTGCGCGCCGCGAAGGCGTGGGCCGACGATACCCAGTAA
- a CDS encoding non-heme iron oxygenase ferredoxin subunit yields MTQWIDTGALDDIDDEDVARFDHAGRTYAIYRIDGHVYASDGLCTHERVHLADGLVMDHVIECPKHNGRFDVRDGRPLSAPACEKLRTYRAKIEGGRILIEV; encoded by the coding sequence ATGACGCAATGGATCGACACCGGCGCGCTCGACGACATCGACGATGAAGACGTCGCGCGCTTCGACCACGCAGGCCGCACGTACGCGATCTACCGGATCGACGGCCATGTCTATGCGAGCGACGGCCTGTGCACGCACGAGCGCGTGCATCTCGCGGACGGGCTCGTGATGGACCATGTGATCGAATGCCCGAAGCACAACGGGCGCTTCGACGTGCGCGACGGCCGGCCGCTGTCCGCGCCCGCGTGCGAGAAGCTGCGCACCTACCGCGCGAAGATCGAGGGCGGCCGCATCCTGATCGAGGTGTGA
- a CDS encoding MIP/aquaporin family protein — protein MSPYIAEFIGTAILVLLGNGAVANVLLAKTKGKGADLIVIVWGWAMAVFVAVYVTASFSGAHLNPIVTISLALAGKFTWSKVGGYILAQMLGGMAGALLVWLAYRQHFAKEADADLKLAVFCTAPAIRSVRHNVLTEAICTFVLILGVLYLASPQVGLGALDALPVGLLVLGIGISLGGPTGYAMSPARDLAPRLMHALLPIPGKRDSDWRYAWIPVVGPLIGGSLASVLYLQLHVPH, from the coding sequence ATGTCACCTTATATTGCAGAATTCATCGGCACCGCGATCCTCGTGCTGCTCGGCAACGGCGCGGTCGCAAACGTGCTGCTTGCGAAGACCAAGGGCAAGGGCGCGGACCTGATCGTGATCGTGTGGGGCTGGGCGATGGCCGTATTCGTCGCCGTCTACGTGACCGCATCGTTCAGCGGCGCGCACCTGAACCCGATCGTGACGATCAGCCTCGCGCTCGCGGGCAAGTTCACGTGGTCGAAAGTCGGCGGCTACATCCTCGCGCAGATGCTCGGCGGGATGGCGGGCGCACTGCTCGTGTGGCTCGCGTATCGCCAGCACTTCGCGAAGGAAGCCGATGCGGACCTGAAGCTCGCGGTGTTCTGCACGGCGCCCGCGATCCGCAGCGTCCGGCACAACGTGCTGACCGAGGCGATCTGCACGTTCGTGCTGATCCTCGGCGTGCTGTATCTCGCGTCGCCGCAGGTCGGCCTCGGTGCGCTCGACGCGCTGCCCGTCGGTCTGCTGGTGCTGGGCATCGGCATCTCCCTCGGCGGCCCGACCGGCTACGCGATGAGCCCCGCGCGCGACCTCGCGCCGCGCCTCATGCATGCGCTGCTGCCGATTCCCGGCAAGCGCGACAGCGACTGGCGCTATGCGTGGATTCCGGTGGTCGGCCCGCTGATCGGCGGCTCGCTCGCGTCCGTGCTCTATCTGCAACTGCACGTGCCGCACTGA
- a CDS encoding DeoR/GlpR family DNA-binding transcription regulator — MTRDPRLTLNARQQELLEWVQRDGFVTVDDLAAHFAVTPQTIRRDVNWLADLNLLRRYHGGASLPTSSENVSYTARQRMFHDEKRRIAALAASHIPDQASLFINLGTTTEEVARALNRHHGLHVITNNLNVASMMSGYPDCEVLITGGIVRPWDKGIVGELAIDFIRQFKVDYAIIGTSAIEADGTLRDFDTREVRVAEAIMQHARTVYLVTDHSKVGRPALVRQGHLSQVHALFTDKPLPPEMADTVAAAGTQVYVAE; from the coding sequence ATGACCCGAGATCCCCGCCTCACCCTCAACGCGCGCCAGCAGGAACTGCTCGAATGGGTGCAGCGCGACGGCTTCGTGACCGTCGACGATCTCGCCGCGCACTTCGCGGTGACGCCGCAGACGATCCGCCGCGACGTGAACTGGCTCGCCGACCTGAACCTGCTGCGCCGCTACCACGGCGGCGCGAGCCTGCCGACCAGTTCGGAGAACGTGTCGTACACGGCGCGCCAGCGGATGTTCCACGACGAGAAGCGGCGCATCGCGGCGCTCGCGGCGTCGCACATCCCCGACCAGGCGTCGCTGTTCATCAACCTCGGCACGACGACCGAGGAAGTCGCGCGCGCACTGAACCGCCACCACGGGCTGCACGTGATCACGAACAACCTGAACGTCGCGTCGATGATGAGCGGCTACCCCGACTGCGAAGTGCTGATCACCGGCGGCATCGTGCGGCCGTGGGACAAGGGCATCGTCGGCGAGCTCGCGATCGACTTCATCCGCCAGTTCAAGGTCGACTACGCGATCATCGGCACGTCGGCGATCGAGGCCGACGGCACGCTGCGCGACTTCGACACGCGCGAGGTGCGCGTCGCCGAGGCGATCATGCAGCATGCGCGCACGGTCTACCTCGTGACCGACCATTCGAAGGTCGGCCGCCCCGCGCTGGTACGCCAGGGCCACCTGAGCCAGGTGCACGCGCTCTTCACCGACAAGCCGCTGCCGCCCGAGATGGCCGACACGGTGGCCGCCGCCGGCACCCAGGTGTACGTCGCGGAATGA
- a CDS encoding ferritin-like domain-containing protein yields the protein MDTKTTHVMPWRIEDIDLNRIDRQRAAANEDLLLLLCASSFIESGSDLYTSNLSEFFNDDPEVSAWLNNAWEHEELQHGRALKAYIAHVWPEFDWDTAFANFFAEYSKTCSVEAFEKTRALEMVARCVVETGTATLYRAINECSDEPVLKEITDNIRTDEVRHYKHFFKFFKKYNQLEGNGRLAVLGALTRRVMEIKNEDSEIALRHVFAVRYPDRVGDSQYNRERAARISTLVRRNLSADMCVKMLLKPLDLPAKIQPGVHYPLTKITRHVFLR from the coding sequence ATGGACACTAAAACGACGCATGTCATGCCGTGGCGAATCGAGGACATCGACCTGAACCGGATCGATCGTCAGCGTGCCGCCGCGAACGAGGATCTGCTGCTGCTGCTGTGCGCGTCGTCGTTCATCGAAAGCGGCTCGGATCTCTACACGAGCAATCTGAGCGAATTCTTCAACGACGATCCTGAAGTCTCCGCGTGGCTCAACAATGCATGGGAGCACGAAGAATTGCAGCACGGTCGCGCGCTGAAGGCGTACATCGCGCACGTGTGGCCCGAGTTCGACTGGGATACCGCGTTCGCGAATTTCTTCGCCGAGTATTCGAAGACCTGCTCGGTCGAGGCGTTCGAGAAGACCCGCGCGCTCGAGATGGTCGCGCGCTGCGTCGTCGAGACGGGCACGGCCACGCTTTATCGCGCGATCAACGAATGCTCCGACGAGCCCGTGCTGAAGGAAATCACCGACAACATCCGCACGGACGAAGTGCGTCACTACAAGCACTTCTTCAAATTCTTCAAGAAGTACAACCAGCTCGAAGGCAATGGCCGGCTCGCGGTGCTCGGCGCGCTGACGCGCCGTGTGATGGAAATCAAGAACGAGGATTCCGAGATCGCGCTGCGCCACGTGTTTGCGGTCCGCTATCCGGATCGCGTCGGCGACAGCCAGTACAACCGCGAGCGCGCTGCGCGCATCAGTACGCTCGTGCGGCGCAACCTGTCGGCCGACATGTGCGTGAAGATGCTGCTCAAGCCGCTCGACCTGCCCGCGAAGATCCAGCCGGGCGTCCACTATCCGCTCACGAAGATCACGCGGCACGTATTCCTGCGCTGA
- the glpD gene encoding glycerol-3-phosphate dehydrogenase yields MTQRNRYDLLVVGGGINGAGIARDAAGRGLSVMLCEQDDLASHTSSCSTKLIHGGLRYLEYNEFGLVRKALQERETLLRAAPHIMWPLRFVMPHMPNLRPAWLIRIGLFLYDHLAKRELLPGSRGIDMRRHAAGAPLIDSIKRGFVYSDGWVDDARLVVLNAMDAKERGAEILTRTKLVSAERRGDEWEARLQRADGSIRVVHARAIANAAGPWVGDVLHGALGRGAQHSVRLVKGSHIITRRLFDHDHAYIFQNPDKRIIFAIPYEHDFTLIGTTDVEYTNDPAKVAIDRDETQYLCDSINRYFKRKISPADVHWTYSGVRPLLEDENATNASAVTRDYRLELDDGAGAPLLSVFGGKITTFRKLAEEAGDMLCGALGRDAKTWTAGAALPGGDIANAKFDVFAGSFAKRYPWLPAALARRYARAYGTRAERVVDGAKSLADLGTEIAPGIHDAELRYLRDAEWATCAQDVLWRRSKLGLHVTPGTLDAVTAAVDAWFAAAHAPHA; encoded by the coding sequence GTGACCCAACGGAATCGCTACGATCTGCTCGTCGTCGGCGGCGGCATCAACGGCGCGGGGATCGCGCGCGATGCGGCCGGCCGCGGCCTGTCGGTCATGCTCTGCGAGCAGGACGACCTCGCGTCGCACACGTCGTCGTGCAGCACGAAGCTGATTCACGGCGGCCTGCGCTATCTCGAGTACAACGAGTTCGGGCTCGTGCGCAAGGCGCTGCAGGAGCGCGAGACGCTGCTGCGCGCGGCGCCGCACATCATGTGGCCGCTGCGCTTCGTGATGCCGCACATGCCGAACCTGCGTCCGGCCTGGCTGATCCGCATCGGCCTGTTCCTCTACGATCACCTTGCGAAACGCGAACTGCTGCCCGGCTCGCGCGGCATCGACATGCGCCGCCATGCAGCCGGCGCACCGCTGATCGATTCGATCAAGCGCGGCTTCGTATATTCGGACGGCTGGGTCGACGACGCGCGCCTCGTCGTGCTGAACGCGATGGATGCGAAGGAACGCGGCGCCGAGATCCTGACGCGCACGAAGCTGGTATCCGCCGAACGCCGCGGCGACGAATGGGAAGCGCGGCTGCAGCGCGCCGACGGTTCGATCCGCGTCGTGCATGCGCGCGCGATCGCGAACGCGGCCGGCCCGTGGGTCGGCGACGTGCTGCACGGCGCGCTCGGCCGCGGCGCGCAGCACAGCGTGCGGCTCGTGAAGGGCAGCCACATCATCACGCGCCGCCTGTTCGATCACGATCACGCGTACATCTTCCAGAACCCGGACAAGCGGATCATCTTCGCGATTCCGTACGAACACGACTTCACGCTGATCGGCACGACCGACGTCGAATACACGAACGATCCCGCGAAGGTCGCGATCGATCGCGACGAGACGCAGTACCTGTGCGATTCGATCAACCGCTACTTCAAGCGCAAGATCTCGCCGGCCGACGTGCACTGGACCTATTCGGGCGTGCGCCCGCTGCTGGAAGACGAGAACGCGACGAACGCATCGGCCGTCACGCGCGACTACCGCCTCGAACTGGACGACGGCGCGGGCGCGCCGCTCCTGTCGGTGTTCGGCGGCAAGATCACGACGTTCCGCAAGCTCGCGGAAGAAGCCGGCGACATGCTGTGCGGCGCGCTCGGCCGCGACGCGAAAACCTGGACGGCCGGCGCCGCGCTGCCGGGCGGCGACATCGCGAACGCAAAGTTCGACGTGTTCGCCGGCTCGTTCGCCAAACGCTATCCGTGGCTGCCCGCCGCGCTCGCCCGCCGCTATGCGCGCGCCTACGGCACGCGCGCGGAGCGCGTGGTCGACGGCGCGAAGTCGCTCGCCGATCTCGGCACCGAAATCGCGCCGGGCATCCACGACGCCGAACTGCGCTACCTGCGCGACGCCGAATGGGCGACCTGCGCGCAGGACGTGCTGTGGCGCCGCTCGAAGCTCGGCCTGCACGTCACGCCGGGCACGCTCGATGCGGTGACGGCCGCGGTCGATGCGTGGTTCGCCGCCGCGCACGCGCCGCACGCGTGA
- a CDS encoding NAD(P)/FAD-dependent oxidoreductase → MTNDRVMAIVGAGHAGGRAAQVLRESGWRGRIVLIGAEAHLPYERPPLSKGVLTGERSAAQCRLRDPDAWAADAIEPVVATVERIDPHAREVRVSGARVFGYDALLLATGARVRRLAIPGAALDGVFALRTLDDAAALGARLVPDARIVLIGGGFIGLEVAASARLCGCRVTVLDAAPRLLGRAVPETIASRVQALHEEQGVAIRVNRKPVAIERTSGGALAVVLDDGDTLFADTVVAGIGIEPADELARDAGLAVDRGIVVNARLETSARGIYAAGDVAVFPSALSGRPVRQETWHGAETQARAAARNMLGADAPYRELPWFWSDQYDAQLQVAGEPALGELAVARRLEGDAEIHFHFDGGGRLVAASGFGRASGFVKEMKLARRLVEFGVAVVPAALADANVKLKSLLPASGGG, encoded by the coding sequence ATGACCAACGACCGGGTGATGGCGATCGTCGGCGCGGGCCATGCGGGCGGCCGCGCAGCACAGGTGTTGCGCGAGTCCGGCTGGCGCGGGCGCATCGTGCTGATCGGCGCGGAGGCGCACCTGCCGTACGAGCGGCCGCCGTTGTCGAAAGGGGTGCTGACGGGCGAGCGCAGCGCGGCGCAGTGCCGGTTGCGCGACCCGGACGCATGGGCGGCCGACGCCATCGAGCCGGTCGTCGCGACGGTCGAGCGCATCGATCCGCACGCACGCGAAGTGCGTGTGTCCGGCGCTCGGGTGTTCGGCTACGATGCGCTGCTGCTCGCGACCGGCGCTCGCGTGCGCCGCCTCGCGATTCCGGGCGCGGCGCTCGACGGTGTATTTGCATTGCGCACGCTCGACGACGCGGCTGCGCTCGGTGCGCGGCTCGTGCCCGACGCGCGGATCGTGCTGATCGGCGGCGGCTTCATCGGTCTCGAAGTCGCGGCGTCGGCGCGGCTGTGCGGCTGCCGCGTGACCGTGCTCGACGCCGCGCCGCGCCTGCTCGGGCGCGCGGTGCCGGAGACCATCGCGTCGCGCGTGCAGGCGCTGCACGAGGAGCAGGGCGTGGCGATCCGCGTGAACCGCAAACCCGTTGCGATCGAGCGGACCTCGGGCGGCGCGCTGGCCGTCGTGCTCGACGACGGCGACACGTTGTTCGCCGATACGGTCGTGGCCGGCATCGGCATCGAACCGGCCGACGAACTGGCGCGCGACGCGGGCCTCGCGGTCGATCGCGGCATCGTCGTGAACGCGCGGCTCGAGACGTCGGCGCGCGGCATCTATGCGGCCGGCGACGTCGCGGTGTTTCCGAGTGCGTTGTCGGGGCGACCGGTCCGCCAGGAAACTTGGCACGGCGCCGAGACCCAGGCGCGCGCCGCCGCGCGCAACATGCTCGGCGCCGACGCACCGTATCGCGAGCTGCCGTGGTTCTGGTCGGATCAGTACGACGCGCAGTTGCAGGTGGCCGGGGAGCCGGCGCTCGGCGAGCTGGCGGTCGCGCGCAGGCTCGAGGGCGACGCCGAAATCCATTTCCATTTCGATGGTGGCGGACGGCTCGTCGCGGCGAGCGGCTTCGGCCGCGCGTCCGGATTCGTCAAGGAGATGAAGCTGGCGAGGAGGCTGGTCGAGTTCGGCGTCGCGGTGGTGCCCGCGGCGCTCGCCGATGCGAACGTGAAGCTGAAGTCGTTGTTGCCGGCGTCGGGCGGCGGGTAG
- a CDS encoding fatty acid desaturase family protein encodes MAHTDDQAHDRTAARRQAYRMIGGAGEHARAAGLVNAEWYRCAVPRPLMKQLMQRGDARAIRDTLIWYAAIAASGALAWLAWRAHSAWAIPAFFVYGTLYCSPADSRWHECGHGTAFRTRWMNDALYQVASFQVFRRATAWRWSHARHHTDTLVVGRDPEIAAPKPTDWLALALNVVALKHVAGELRKMIAVAFTGRLDDEERTYVPESEWPKVVREARIHLAVYALAAGASLYWHTILPLLYIGLPSLYGAWLYLYFGLTQHAGMPENVLDHRRNCRTVMMNPVFRFLYWNMNYHVEHHMFPMVPFHALPKLHEAVKADMPPPYRSTLAAYAEIVPALVRQTRDPSHYVVRPVPDTARA; translated from the coding sequence GTGGCCCATACCGACGACCAGGCGCACGACCGCACGGCGGCGCGCCGTCAGGCATACCGGATGATCGGCGGCGCCGGCGAGCACGCGCGTGCGGCGGGGCTTGTCAACGCTGAGTGGTACCGGTGCGCGGTGCCGCGGCCGCTGATGAAGCAGCTGATGCAGCGCGGCGACGCGCGCGCGATCCGCGACACGCTGATCTGGTACGCGGCGATCGCGGCCAGCGGCGCGCTCGCGTGGCTCGCCTGGCGCGCGCATTCGGCGTGGGCCATTCCCGCATTCTTCGTGTACGGCACGCTGTACTGCAGCCCGGCCGACTCGCGCTGGCACGAATGCGGGCACGGCACCGCGTTCCGCACGCGCTGGATGAACGATGCGCTGTACCAGGTCGCGTCGTTCCAGGTGTTCCGCCGCGCGACGGCGTGGCGCTGGAGCCATGCGCGCCATCACACCGACACGCTGGTCGTCGGGCGCGATCCGGAAATCGCCGCGCCGAAGCCGACCGACTGGCTCGCGCTCGCGCTGAACGTCGTCGCGCTGAAGCATGTGGCCGGCGAACTGCGCAAGATGATCGCCGTCGCGTTCACCGGCCGGCTCGACGACGAGGAGCGCACCTACGTGCCCGAATCGGAATGGCCGAAGGTCGTGCGCGAGGCGCGCATCCATCTCGCGGTCTATGCGCTCGCGGCCGGTGCCTCGCTGTACTGGCACACGATCCTGCCGCTGCTCTACATCGGGCTGCCGAGCCTCTACGGCGCGTGGCTGTACCTGTACTTCGGCCTCACGCAGCACGCGGGCATGCCCGAGAACGTGCTCGATCACCGGCGCAACTGCCGGACCGTGATGATGAATCCGGTGTTCCGTTTCCTGTACTGGAACATGAACTACCACGTCGAGCACCACATGTTCCCGATGGTGCCGTTCCACGCGCTGCCGAAGCTGCACGAGGCCGTGAAGGCCGACATGCCGCCGCCGTACCGCAGCACGCTTGCCGCGTATGCGGAGATCGTGCCGGCGCTGGTCCGGCAGACGCGCGACCCGTCCCACTACGTCGTGCGGCCGGTGCCGGACACCGCGCGCGCGTGA
- a CDS encoding gamma-glutamyltransferase family protein produces MTGFNWHNPYPTTRIPVFARNVVSTSHPLAAQAGLRMLWKGGNAVDAALAAAAAITVVEPVSCGLGGDAFALVWDGERLSGLNASGVAPAAWNVDYFRKRHGEDAHGIANKPTRGWDTVTVPGVIAGWEALHAKFGSLPFADLLEPAIEIAERGYAVPPIVAHKWAAAVPALQGLPGFAETFMPRGRAPLVGERVCLPGHAQTLRTLAKDGARAFYEGALAERIAAFAREGGGAMTEADLRAYRPEWVEPIGKRFGRHTIHEIPPNGQGIAALIALGIAEHAGVTEWPLDSVDSQHLQIEAMKLAFADVYRYVADPRAMEVTPEQMLDDAYLAERAKQIDPARATHFGAGRPHSGGTIYLSAADERGMMVSFIQSNYMGFGSGLVVPGTGIALQNRGHGFSMDPASPNVVAGGKRPFHTIIPAFVTEDVDGRTEAVMSFGVMGGDMQPQGHLQTVVRMLGYGQQPQAACDAPRWKVNRDFTLDVEATMNRATVDALAARGHTIESIDDPYMDFGSGQFIWRLDRDDRERGYVAASDSRRDGLAAGF; encoded by the coding sequence ATGACTGGCTTCAACTGGCACAACCCGTATCCGACGACCCGCATCCCGGTATTTGCGCGCAACGTCGTGTCGACGTCGCACCCGCTCGCTGCGCAGGCCGGGCTGCGGATGCTGTGGAAAGGCGGCAACGCGGTCGACGCGGCGCTGGCCGCCGCAGCCGCGATCACGGTGGTCGAGCCCGTGTCGTGCGGGCTCGGCGGCGACGCGTTCGCGCTCGTATGGGACGGCGAGCGGCTGTCCGGGCTGAACGCATCGGGCGTCGCGCCGGCCGCGTGGAACGTCGACTATTTCCGCAAGCGCCACGGCGAGGATGCGCACGGCATTGCGAACAAGCCGACCCGCGGCTGGGATACCGTCACCGTGCCGGGCGTGATCGCCGGCTGGGAAGCGCTGCACGCGAAGTTCGGTTCGCTGCCGTTCGCGGATCTGCTCGAGCCGGCGATCGAGATCGCGGAGCGCGGTTATGCGGTGCCGCCGATCGTCGCGCACAAGTGGGCGGCGGCGGTGCCCGCGCTGCAGGGCCTGCCGGGCTTCGCGGAGACCTTCATGCCGCGCGGCCGTGCGCCGCTCGTCGGCGAACGCGTCTGCCTGCCGGGCCATGCGCAGACGCTGCGCACGCTCGCGAAGGACGGCGCCCGTGCGTTCTATGAAGGCGCGCTCGCCGAGCGCATCGCGGCGTTCGCCCGCGAGGGCGGCGGCGCGATGACCGAAGCCGACCTGCGCGCATACCGGCCGGAATGGGTCGAGCCGATCGGCAAGCGCTTCGGCCGCCACACGATTCACGAGATCCCGCCGAACGGGCAGGGCATCGCTGCGCTGATCGCGCTCGGGATCGCCGAGCATGCGGGCGTGACGGAATGGCCGCTCGATTCGGTCGACTCGCAGCATCTGCAGATCGAGGCGATGAAGCTCGCGTTCGCGGATGTCTATCGCTACGTCGCCGATCCGCGTGCGATGGAAGTCACGCCCGAGCAGATGCTCGACGATGCGTATCTCGCCGAACGCGCGAAGCAGATCGATCCCGCGCGTGCGACGCACTTCGGTGCCGGCCGGCCGCATTCGGGCGGCACGATCTACCTGTCGGCGGCCGACGAGCGCGGGATGATGGTGAGCTTTATCCAGTCGAACTACATGGGCTTCGGTTCGGGGCTCGTCGTGCCCGGCACCGGCATTGCGCTGCAGAACCGCGGGCACGGCTTCTCGATGGATCCGGCTTCGCCGAACGTCGTCGCGGGCGGCAAGCGGCCGTTCCACACGATCATCCCGGCGTTCGTGACCGAGGACGTCGACGGCCGCACCGAGGCCGTGATGAGCTTCGGCGTGATGGGCGGCGACATGCAGCCGCAGGGCCATCTTCAGACCGTCGTGCGGATGCTCGGCTACGGGCAGCAGCCGCAGGCCGCATGCGATGCGCCGCGCTGGAAGGTCAACCGCGACTTCACGCTCGACGTCGAAGCGACGATGAATCGTGCGACGGTCGACGCGCTGGCCGCCCGCGGCCATACGATCGAGTCGATCGACGATCCTTACATGGATTTCGGTTCGGGGCAGTTCATCTGGCGTCTCGATCGCGACGATCGCGAGCGTGGCTACGTCGCCGCGAGCGACAGCCGGCGCGACGGTCTGGCGGCCGGTTTCTGA